In Aridibaculum aurantiacum, the following proteins share a genomic window:
- a CDS encoding metal-dependent hydrolase, with product MKFTYYGQSCFAVEIKGKKILFDPFITYNELAKDIDVDSIEADFILLSHGHTDHIADCVSIAKRTGAKVVASYEIHEWLNKQGVENTHPMNTGGKWHFEFGTVKCVVAQHSSSLPDGTYGGNPMGFIVNSSEGNFYFAGDTSLTLDMQLIPRWTKLDFAVLPIGDNFTMDVADAIVAAEFVQCDKVVGVHYNTFGYIKIDIELAKADFKAAGKELLLPGIGETIKL from the coding sequence ATGAAATTTACTTATTACGGCCAGTCATGTTTTGCGGTAGAAATAAAAGGCAAGAAAATCTTGTTTGACCCTTTCATTACTTATAACGAACTGGCTAAGGATATAGACGTAGATAGCATAGAAGCAGACTTTATCCTGCTTAGTCATGGTCATACAGATCATATAGCAGATTGTGTAAGTATAGCAAAACGAACCGGTGCTAAAGTTGTGGCCAGCTACGAGATACATGAATGGCTGAATAAACAGGGAGTGGAAAACACTCACCCGATGAATACCGGCGGCAAGTGGCATTTTGAATTTGGTACCGTAAAGTGCGTGGTGGCGCAACATAGCAGCAGCTTACCCGACGGCACTTATGGCGGCAATCCGATGGGATTCATTGTCAATTCATCTGAAGGCAATTTTTATTTTGCCGGCGACACTTCTCTAACACTTGATATGCAGCTTATTCCGAGGTGGACCAAACTGGATTTCGCGGTACTTCCTATTGGCGACAACTTTACAATGGATGTAGCTGATGCCATTGTTGCAGCAGAATTTGTGCAGTGCGATAAGGTGGTTGGTGTACACTACAACACATTTGGTTATATTAAAATTGATATAGAATTAGCTAAGGCCGACTTCAAGGCTGCCGGAAAAGAGTTACTATTGCCGGGAATTGGCGAAACAATCAAATTATAA
- a CDS encoding metallophosphoesterase, which yields MRNRGTWWIIILIMLMLDLYVFQVIKALASGASDRVRLTIYSIYWIISIAAIVVMVILPFVNYETWPKSIRTYLFATIVGLFFAKLIASVFFLLDDIRRLLMWLMGRIFPNFGPKFVDEGNVISRSAFLSWLGLGIGSTLFGTLVYGFSNKYNYQVRRVKLKFDNLPAGFRGTRIVHISDIHAGSFDNKAAVEKGISTIMKQNADLILFTGDMVNDRATEMENYKDVFNKLSAPLGVFSVLGNHDYGDYVNWESREQKAQNLANLAKLQQEMGWRLLMNEHVALEKNGDQIALLGIENWSMKGRFPKYGKMDKAYAGAEQYPFKILMSHDPSHWDGQVRPEYPQIDLMLSGHTHGMQFGLNNPYFKWSPVQWMYKQWAGLYEEGRQKLYVNPGFGFIGYPGRVGILPEITVLELV from the coding sequence ATGCGTAACCGGGGCACTTGGTGGATTATCATTCTTATAATGCTTATGCTCGACCTGTACGTGTTCCAGGTGATCAAGGCATTGGCTAGCGGCGCTTCAGACAGGGTTAGGTTGACTATTTATTCCATTTACTGGATCATATCAATTGCTGCTATAGTTGTTATGGTTATCCTTCCATTTGTTAACTACGAAACATGGCCAAAAAGCATTCGTACCTATCTATTTGCCACCATCGTAGGTTTATTTTTTGCCAAACTAATAGCTTCTGTATTCTTTCTACTAGATGATATCAGGCGGCTATTGATGTGGCTGATGGGAAGGATATTTCCAAACTTCGGCCCTAAGTTCGTAGATGAAGGGAACGTTATCAGCAGATCGGCATTCTTAAGTTGGTTAGGATTAGGCATTGGTTCTACTTTGTTTGGTACGCTGGTGTATGGCTTTAGCAATAAATATAATTACCAGGTACGGCGGGTAAAACTAAAATTCGATAACCTGCCGGCGGGCTTTCGCGGCACGCGGATCGTTCACATCAGCGATATTCATGCAGGAAGTTTTGATAATAAGGCTGCAGTGGAAAAAGGCATAAGCACCATCATGAAGCAAAACGCTGACCTTATTCTTTTTACTGGTGATATGGTGAATGACAGGGCTACTGAAATGGAGAACTACAAGGATGTTTTTAATAAACTGAGTGCTCCACTTGGTGTCTTTAGCGTATTGGGTAACCACGATTACGGCGACTATGTAAACTGGGAAAGCCGGGAGCAAAAGGCACAAAACCTGGCAAACCTGGCAAAACTACAACAGGAGATGGGATGGCGACTGCTTATGAATGAACATGTGGCACTAGAAAAAAATGGTGACCAGATAGCACTCTTGGGAATAGAAAACTGGAGTATGAAAGGGCGTTTTCCTAAATATGGTAAAATGGATAAAGCGTATGCCGGTGCCGAACAATATCCATTTAAGATTTTGATGAGCCACGATCCAAGCCATTGGGATGGACAGGTAAGGCCGGAATACCCGCAGATTGACCTGATGCTTTCTGGGCACACACATGGTATGCAGTTTGGATTAAACAATCCATACTTCAAATGGAGCCCGGTACAATGGATGTACAAGCAATGGGCTGGATTATACGAGGAAGGCAGGCAGAAGCTTTATGTAAATCCTGGTTTTGGTTTTATTGGTTACCCCGGGCGAGTAGGTATTCTTCCTGAAATTACTGTGCTGGAACTGGTATAA